Part of the Parambassis ranga chromosome 16, fParRan2.1, whole genome shotgun sequence genome, AAGGATGAACAAGACATGTTTTAGTATTACCATACAAGATGTTTGAAACCTACTGTCTGATTTGATCTGATCAAATTGTCTCTTCAGGTTAAAAACCCGCCAGGGCCTCAGACAGCTCCTTTACCACTGTCCAACCTGTAACCGCCGCTTCAAGAACCACCTGCAGCGGGAGCGCCACCTGTTGGTCCATGGCCCCCACCGCCCCTTCGCCTGCCAGCTCTGTGACCATGCTGCTACCAAGTTGGCAGCTCTTGCTGCTCACGTCAGGAAACACAtcttcctgtatgtgtgtcgtgtgtgtgaaGAGAAGTTTGTCAGCTCACAGAAGCTGAAGAGTCACCTGAAAGAGTCTCACCCTGAGCTGGACCAAGAGCAGGCCTTCACTGAATGCATCAATAACAGCTACTATCAGACGCAGCCAGGAGGAGGCCTGTGGGGAACAGAGGGGAGCGAGGACATACCGAGAGGGAATGAAGAAGAGCACAGGATAGGGGAGGAGAATGAAGATGACAGGATGAGGGAAGAGGGTGAAGGAAGTAGTGAAGGCTGCAGTGGTCGGCAAGATGCTGAAAGAGAGCACGAGGATGCTCAATCTCAGGAAGAAGGTGTAGAAGCAGTGCAAGTTATAGAAAGACCAAccgaagaagaaggagaagtgGAAAACACAGGTGTTCAGGATGCTTCCCAGGACAGACAAGATGAGGCAACAGCTGGTGAGAAGTCACCTGATAAGACAGCAGACTTTGCTGCtagaaaacatgaaaaagacaaacacacctcTTCATCACTGGAGAGTGCTTACTCACCTCTCTCTGAGGACAGAACTAaagaaaacaaccacagagctgctgagaACACACgtgcagtcaaacacacacagcagcctgcacACAGCCTGTCAGGAAACACATCTGATCCGAGTGCACACACAGATCCTCTGGTGGATGAACAGACTTCATTTTCAGAGAATGTAAGTTAAATGAAAGAACTTTTTTAAACTAATATTAGCACTAATTTATACTAGCTGATGACATAACTTCTATGATCTTTAATATTAATGGTATACCCAAGAAATGTTCctgattttgtcttttttgctgTAAGGCGCCAGAGATTTCCCATCAGAGCGCATTCGAGCAGGTGTTTTCATCTCTTCAGAAGACTCCGCTTAACATAGAAACTTTCCAGCAGCTCAGGAAAATTTACGGAGACCTGGAATGTCAATATTGTGGTGACATGATGAGTTTTTATCTCTAATTCAACTTAATTCGGTATTCATTTAGCcgttcctgtttgtgtttgtagtgtgtCTAATCACATTTTTTTCGGTATGGCGCAGGTAAACTGTTCTGGTACAAAGTCCACTATAATGTCCATGTACGCACGCACACCAAGGAGCACTCTCATTACTGTACAAAGTGCAGCTACTCTTCCATCACCAAGAGCTCTTTAAATCGACACCAGATCCAGAAACACAGTGGCTTGCTGCTGTCTTGTTCAAATCCTGGCTGTACATACTCCACGCCTGACAAATACAAGCTTCAAGCCCATCTGAGGACACACCAGAAGCAGGTAAACCTGTTTCACATAAAGGCTTAATCATATAAAaatggcagattttttttttctaaatccaTAACATTTTCTGAGTAAAGAACAAGTCTTCACATTTCCGTCTTGCTGATCTTTATAGGGGAAGAGTGTGGCCTGTCCTGTCTGCCACTGCAGTTATTCAGAGCACAGGCTAAAATGGCACATTAAAACATCCCATCCTGGTAACGAACAAAAGTCATCTTTTTAAGAGCAGGTTCTATTATTTGTCATCAGTATCTAACTTTCTTCCCCTCTTTGTTTTAACAGACAGTGTGCCTTTGCCTGGTAAAGGACGCCTGATGGTGCAGCGTGCAGAGAAGTGCCCTTACTGTGACTCCTACTTCCTGAAGAACAGCAGTGATTTTCAGCAGCACATCTGGGCCCACCAAGGTGTGATATCCCTCTGCCTTTTtaacacatatgcacacacacacacatcacaagtCTTTAGAGAAACACACCTGGGTTCCTtcaatgtttgtgtttatcattACTTTGAGCTtccatctgtctctcttcttcctcctcctggctGCTCTCCAGAAGACATGACTACCTTGAAAACACATATGCTGAGGATGTTGTTGAGGGAATTTGGCCTGTCAGTCATGTTACTTATGAAATTATACTTATGGAAAAAATAAGCAAGCcaaactgtctgtgtgtgagataCTGATTTTCATAGTGGTGGCACAATATaacatgtgtattttttaaactCTTGATGAGCCACTTACTTTGAAGTTACATCTATCCTGAGGCTCTTTTAACTCACAGCAGAACTGCAGCACAGGTGCTGATGGAGGTCTCAGAGAATGCTGCTAGATTTTTTTGTCCCATTTTTATGCAGTTGAAGGCACATATCACGCCAGTTTTGTCTTTACTGAACTACTGGTCATACATCTTACATCTGTGTTCCATTTGTGTAGGTCTGAAACCATACGTCTGTAGTATGTGTGACTATGCTGGCCGCAGCAGGAGTAACCTGAAGACTCACATGAACcgacacaacacagagagacgACATCTGTGTGACTTGTGCGGTAAAAAGTTTAAATCGAAATTCACGCTGAAGAGTCACAGATTGAGCCACACAGGCGAAGGTTTGTACACTGTGCTTGTTATTCATATATTTATCATCATCACTGTATGCATTAGAAttaatgaacattttgtttgtgttacaAGTAGATGAGTAAGAATTCTGGGGTAAAAATTAAtgcagtgtttctgtttgtccaGGAAAGCGGTTTCAGTGTTCGGAGTGTGACTTCACCTCAGTCTCTAAACCTGCTCTAATCCGACATATGGAACAACATGCTAAATTTAAGGTCagaatacacagaaacacacacaagacctTAGACACATTCTCATACATCACCCGAGTAACAGAAAATTGGTGATGTGACAACATGAACTTCCTTAGGTCTATGAATTGGCATTCAtatgctgtgtttctgtctgtcttctgtttgtAGCCATTTCGTTGTGCTCACTGCCACTACTCCTGCAACATTGCTGGGGCTCTGAAGCGACACTACAACGTGAAGCACCCCGATCACAAGTATGAGAATGCTGGACCTGGACTTCCAAACCCAGACATCCTGAAACAGCAAGGTCATAACTCTCCTTCTCTTTTGGCATATCTATTTGCTTGATGTTTAAATGATTCAGGACGTGTAAAAATATAGAGTTGGCATATGAAAAAAATCCAATGCAGCAtttatgtttgtctttgtttaggTGGTATGAAGTGTCCTGAATGTGAATTTGTTTATGGCACAAAGTGGGAGCTGAAGCGTCACTTGAAAAGCAAACACAGCCTGAAAGTGGTGGAAGGCACCTGGGAGGTAAAGATATGTAAACACATCCAAGATACAATGACACACAAATTATTTCTATATGGGTTTGAAGTAGCTAGCATTACCATGCATCATGTCCACCTGCTAACAGTAGCATTGCAGCACTGCAAATACAGATGCACAGAGCGTTGTTGACTGTTGTCTTATTTTTGTCATAAGAATAAAATTATGTTTATTTGAATATGCAGgtaggggaggaggtggaggctcaGTATGTGTCTGTGGAGGATGAAGACCAACTGACAGAAGCACCTCTAGCAGCCCTGCAGGACAATGGTAAAAACAGCATCAGTGTCATATCATACAGTAGATACCTTGCATCCACCTTTCCTacacagaaaaatgaagaaataactCAGTACTGTTTTTATGTCTCTTTTTTGTGTAGTTAATATCCAGCAGATCACTGAATTCAGCTCAGAGACCCAGGAAGCCGTCACATCCATGGTTGCCATGGCCCCCGGCACTGTGACTGTGGTACAACAGGTAAACATCCCCACATCACCTTCTTGGGAAGTGATAAGATAATTCTTTgttagtcccccacaggagaaATGCTCATAATTATAATTGGTTAGAGTAAAACTGATGGTAACATGTGGCTGAAGTTACAGGTGACTGATGAGCAGGAAGTCGGAGACCAGCTGATGGTGGTGGATGCAGAGGGAGGTCTAAATGCTGACCAGGtaatggtggtggaggaggcacATGGCCTGGAGGCTCTGACTGTCCTTACTCAGGGAGAGAATACACACCACTACATTGTCTACGTCCAGGAACACACGGTGGAAATCAACTAGGAATATCAAGCATTTCAGAATCATCATGTTACAATTAACAATAAAATCCTTAGTTAAAGTATTATTTTCTTTATCACAGTGCAACGCAGTTGTGAGATTATGTATTCTGTTTTGTAATGTATTACATAtagtatatttatattaaattctGAACTGCTTGAATTGTGTGACTTCATTATTTCTGCCTAAAATTGTATGTTTTACTATGGTTTCATgccatatatgtgtgtatttgtgattAATGGCTTAATATGGCACAATATGGAGGATTGttgttttgactttttaaaacaatgaacacgtgtaacaaaaacaaaacaaaaacatgtagtCACACATTTATGAAATAAATCAAGGACAGCTCTTATTACCAGACGTGCAGACCGTTTGATTCATGTTGATTCATTCATGTTACTCTGGTAGTTCAAGCTCAGTCCACCAGGTGGCGGTGGCGCGCTTTGTATGCTGCTAATCATCagggaagaagaaaaggaacTGGTGGGAAATTTGACAACAGTGCGCGAAATAGCCTCGTTCCTAGTTGTTTATATCAGAATAATCGTAAATAAATTGATGTTTACACGGAATGGATCGTTACGTGTTGGCTATATCACTTTGCCAAAGTGATGACCACCCGGTGGATGTCTGTCAATGTAAGTTAAATTTCGCTTTGAAACTCTGCTCATGTCTGTGCTGCTACATCAAGCTGTGTTAGCCATTAGCCTAAAAACTGTGCCGCTCTCTTGTAACATTTCTGGTAGTTATCAATTAAGTTAAAATATAAGAAGTTTTAAGTGAAAAAAACGAGGACTGTAAGTCAATATGGATGTGATAAACACTGATAGCTCGTTTGTCTTTGTGCGCAGGTTTGGAGCCAGTTAAGCAGACGTATGACAGACTTGTGGACACCTCAACTAAAGTGAGAGGGAACTCTGCGTTTCCAGGTACAGAGAGCGTGGACATTTACGTGTTGTTATTCCACCATTTTTCTTACATTCTTCCCTCCTCGTGTTTCCTCAGCTTGTTCTCTGAGTGGCAGCCCATCAGCTCAGAGGTGGTACTTTGCTGTTCAGGCTTGCCATGGGGTAACGCAGGTGAGACAGCTTTGCTGCAGGCATGCATGGGTGTGTGATGTGTCAAATGCTAATGGTTGGTTTGGGAAAATACAGAAGTAGGTGAATTTTCTACCCTGATAAATGTACACTGTTGTCCAAAGACATTCCTCCTTTTAGATAGAGATAGAGAATAATCAATAAAGTTTTGAGTTTTGATTGTCACCATCTTTATGGGCAACAGTGTACATTTCAGCAGAATATGAAGCCATGGTGGGCATGGTAAGTAGCTTCcaaaataaatatctaaataggTGAATTAACCTACTACACACTATTTGTGATGGTCGCTTCCagctgctgccattttgaggttgctctaaaaatacaacactgcatccctttttatttattatagttGCCTTAGTGTACCTTGTCAGACACCTGTGTGTCAATGAACTATTCTACTGATTGGAGAAAAGGATTTTGATATGCTCTCTTTGTCTATTCTTTTGTAGTTTTGCAGTTCCGACTGGGAAGAGCTCTGCACAGGTCATCAGAAAActgacagtgaggaggagaagcCTACTGCTGTTGAAGAATGTCTGAGTTCACTGAGTaatcaggaagcaccagaccaAAAAGCCACACAGGCAGCACTTACAGAGTGAGTGAGAATGCTTTCTGCACTAAGATTAgtaacaatgttttttttttgactaatGAACTGTGAACATCCTAATTGAACAGCCTGATGGAAGAGACAGCAGAaggactgcagctgctgtcagaccaGCTACCACCTCCAGGTACAGTTGACTGGTCCACAGTAGTTACttttttactcatttttttCGAGTCAAtacttaaattattttaaacattttttgtcTGTGATGTTGAATCCAAAATGTGTCCACACACATTACACTACTACATTACCTACCTACACTGCTCTTTACAACACTGCACTGTTACTTCCACTTTGTACTAATAAGCAGAAAACCAATTGTCTAGTTTGCTGATAAGGCAAAGGAGCAAGTTAGCTGCACAAAGCAATGCCTCAAGGGAGACTTTTGTTTAGCCAAAAGATGCCAATAACAAGGAATTAAATGTTTTAGTAGAGCCAAACTCCTCAGCTGTGTTTCAGGAATCCACTTAAATTCCAAACGATTAGGTTCTGAAAATTGGAATGCTGCAGCCGTGTACAAAAGGTTACCCTCCTGTTCTGTGCTGCATACATATGCACTCACTACCACAAAGATGCTCTGATTTGTGCTTTGCTAGTCTCTCTCTTGAAGGAAAGTTTCGCATTTCACAGCACAGCACCTCCACAGGAGCCCAGGAAACCTTCAGCATTAGATGCCCTGAGGTGCTGCAGTCACTGCTGGCTTCTGGAATGTCTTCTTAACTCTTATATTTTGAATTCTGCCTACTTGTTAAAAACTCCTCATGTAGTCTTAAAGAAACATGTATGTGTGGTAAAAAGAATGAAACTTTGATTAAGTCCTCTGGTTTTTCTGATGCCTTTCTGTCAGGTAAAGCCCTGCTGGACGTCCTGGTGCTGGCCTCTGCTGAGTCGTCTCCTCCTGTGAAAgacctgctgcctctgctggggGCTCTAAAACATATGTCCTGCTGGCATGCTGCTAAGATCAGTGTagtcacacagcacagcagtggGTGagtaataaatacacaaatgcaCTGTTATTCCCCATTATTGATGTTGTAcagcaaaaatgaaaaacaggtcAGTTCTCCAGTCATTAAATATAAATTTTATGTGCTTTTGTGTACTTTGTGTAATTTGTTCATAGTAGTATTAGTGTATTTGTAGAATGCTCCCACTAGGGGGAGTTAGACCAATATATATATGAGCAATCTTGACCTGAATTTATGATCAATCTGGATTACCACAGTGCAAGCTATAGAATAGACAGAGAGAATGTGACATCTTCATGGATCATGTGTGAAGCTAGGCTTTAAATAGTGTACGACGTATGTTAGAGGGTCAGCTAAAGATGCTAGTatacaatatttttattttttgtaagcATACAGACCGTTAGTGTCGCATTAACGATTCTGCATCTGTTTTCCTATCTTTTGTTCTCATATTAATaacacatttctacaatgtcGTATTGCTGCTGTAGTTTTTTTTCACAGCTTGACATGATTTAAAACTAACTAAAAGACTGGTTCTTGTTATTCAGGTGGCAGAAAGCAGCATCCCTTCTGAGTGCTGGTCTTGTGGAGCCTCCTGACCTGGACAGTTGTATTGACCACAAGGAAATGTGGAGGGGAGGCCTGCTCATCAGGGAGAAGAAGGTAAAGGTCAACTAAGGATTTATTCATCTTAGAAAAATGGAGAAGCGAATGGAAGGATTCAGTTTTGTGTTGAAAGTTTGAGAACAAAAGTGGATACAAAAAAACTTGAATTCATACTTATATCAGGCACTGAATGACCTGCCCTGCAGTTTTTGCTGAAAAACAAGGCAATTGTTACAAATACAGCAGAGCTGGTCTTTATGACACAAAACTCTGGGGGGCCTCATTAGAATGAGGACGGATTTTCAAGAATTGTGTGGACGCTGTGTGCAAGCCTCAGCAGTGTATTGTTTGCAGTCTGTCAGTGACACAAAAATTAAGACATTTAGAaaagtatgtgtgcatgtggtgtGTGGATTCATTTTTGCTTGCCAAAGAGAAGACAATCAGGTCTTTGTGTGTTGCAGAAATCAGTAGCTTGTATGTGTGTAATTGTTGCATGCTTAGCACTGTGGGTGTGATGGATCTTTTAAAAGCAgcaatggaggaaaaaaaaatcttttgtctcatttgtgcctgtgtgaggttgtgtgtgtgtggacgaaTACTGTAGAGGGCATGAGAAAAAGCTGTGTCCTCTTAAACCTACCAGCTTGCTTGCCCTGGGCTTTCTATGATGAACAGTGTTTTCTATAGGCTGGAGCACACAGCAGAGAACCCTCTGTTCCAGGGCTAATCATGGTTTGGAGACTCGATTCATACCTCAGCGGTTGTTCCCGTATCCTTTTCATATGACATTACTCATGCAGCGCACACAAGGCCATAGGGTACATTTTCATGTATTTCCTTTTGATTTTAGTGAATTTTTGTCTGGGCTGGAGATAAGTCCTTTTCTGCTACTGAAAGAATCTTGAAGAATCACTGGAAGTCATTGAGAGGTCATGTGAAATGACTCTTTTTTTGCTAGTTTGCTTGGCCCTGTTTGGCCTGACTTGACCCTGGGTGTGACCTGTTCTCTCTTCCTAAGAATATGGCTGAATATGGACCTCATTTACTTGATGGACAAGTGTTAGATAAGTGCAGTGCTGGTCTTACTGACATTCTAAGTATAATGTCATTCTTTATAttctttagattaaaaaaaatgcatgctcGTCCTTCGGTAAGACATCAGACTCTAAGCTGCACCTGATGACAGGTCAATATCTTGCATAGCTGGTAAAAGGCAAAAATAGTGGTTAAATGCTTTGTACACTGTaaaggtaaaaaacaaaaaatctctTCAAAGCGCTTAGTCCATCAAGATTGTGGGAGCAGAAAATTGTCTCCTGGGAGATCCCTAGTCACTCTCAGGCCTCAAGATAATGCCTCCATCAAGTTCTGGGTCAGCTCCAGCACCTCTGCTTAGCTGGGTTGTATCTGTGAGGTGTATAAAAGAAGACGCCCAGGGAATATCTATATCTGGTGCCTAAACCACCTCAACTTACTCCTGTcaatgtgaaggagcagctgatCTACCTAAGCCTCCAAACCTGATCTTAGAGCATAAGGTTTGACAGAAGAGAACATGCCATCCtttgcaaggaaaaaaaaagccaggcAAATCTGcattcctcacacacactcagccgcAGTTGTTCAAGTGCATCCTGGAGGCTCTCTTGCAGGCTCACTTGCAATGGTGGCAGAAGGGCCACATCACACTCACAAAGAGCCTGTGCTGTTGGGATAAATTCAGTAATGCTCCtgtggctggaaaaaaaaacaagtctctGCAGCCAGGTTCTAAAATGTTGTGCAAAGTGCTCCCATAAGAGCTGAGGCTGTTAAAGCAACAAATTAATACCGTTTGAGAGGTTTTAATGATCGAAAAGGTGTGACATTCGGGTGTCCACGTACCCGTGACCATGCATTTCACCGTATTTGCTGCTTCACAGCAGgtaagtgtgttttttctgtggcAAGTGAATAAGCTGAGGTGAGATAACAGCTTTTTTTGCTGCTCCTCAGGAGATTACTTCATGCCCACTTGTCCTTATTTCTCATTACGGGGAAAACTCTGGCAGGTGCAGTAGTTTTCAGTCTCTGGACAGAATTGGCCAGTTTTGTGCTATCCTTTCATGGCTCCCTGGGGAGAATCAGCAATCTGTTTCACTGTGGAGCTTACTTGCATCTCTCATACCggtgctgtttttttaaaatctggctgagACTTTCAGATTTTCTGGTGCCATTTTatgatgtatttctttttattattgctTAACGTATATCTGAAAATATAAAGCTGGGGTATCTCGAAGTAGTTTCAAAGTTTTTGTGCATAAACACAAACTTGAACCTGCTGTTTAGAAGCCGTTGGTATCAGCATTTGAATGCCATTGACTGTTGTAAGTTGTTGAATTAATTTCCCAGTTGACTGGATCCTGCACGCTTGACAAACGTTTTCTCCAGTCATatctgctgtgtctgttttgCTCCGAGTATGCTGAGGCAAGCATGTGGCTTCTCCTTCACTAACGTGACCTTTTTCTGAGCTCCTGCCTTCAGAattgagcagcagcagtcagtcagtaaaGGCTTCACAGATGGGGGGGAGTTGAAACAAAGGAGAATTCCCAAAGGaataaaagtgtgtgaaaaaaacCAACAGCACTTTAATGCTCTGGAATTCAACTAAAAAACATGGCTAGTTAATGTGACAATAAATGCATGTATATCGCTAACAATCGTGTAAAGCTAAACAGTTTATGTGCTTCTGCTCTTGTGTGTAATTCATCATctccctttgtgttttgttttcttcagtatGCGTCAGAACTCCGCTTTGATGGCTTCTCTCTGCGTTCTCCAGTGCATCAGATATCGGAGTCCAGCCTCTTACAAGCTCCCTACACAACTACAGACCACAAACTCCAGTCTGAGGTGAGTGTTCCGCTGTCTCTGAAATCCTGAATCACTATATTTTTGGTGAATTTAACTTCACATAGCCCCACCCTTCAAAAATACGGTGAGAGTTCTGAGTATTGTAGGGCCACACGTTGGcagtgaggacattttatatTGGCTGTGTCAGTCTTTATACAAACTCTGGGGAGGGTTTTGATTGACAGGATGAGTAGATAATGACTGAATTTCTATTTAGGGAAGAAGTGTTCCTTTAACCCCACTTAGCCCCCATCCTACCCTGTAGCTATACAGATGAATGAGCTCCACACATGACTAATGATTTCTGGTGGCTAGAAGGAGATGAGTTCAGAGGGTCACTTCCTGGTTGCCCTTTGTTCATACTATAGAACCTGTGACAGGAGGCCCATCGGTCAGGAGAATCAAATGTGTTTTATCTACAAAGTAGCTGGTCCCTATTGTATATAGGACGACCTTGCAGCCAGAAAAACGTATTAGAATACAGATTTATCATTGCATCTACGTAGGCCAGAGTCCAATGGTTCTGTGGGGACAGATCTTTAGCTATTATCAGTGTGTTTAGTATTCAATATTTTTAAGGGAATGTTTTTTGAGTTATTTGTTActttttgctgctgctgaagaatGGCTTACTTACCCTCCTTTTATTTCGTGGTTGCAACAGCCATCAGCTCAGAGATGGATTGTATCTTTAGAATAATTTATCCTTAAGAGTAGGAAGTAATAAAGCCCTCATTAATCTGTTATAGCAagtaacactgtgtgtttctctttctgtggaGAAAACACACTCCGTGCAGTGTAAAGGTGTATATTTGCAGAGGCCGCTTACCCTATGAGCAAGCAGGTCTTTAATAACAGTATATCACCTAGTATAGTTCTGTAATGAGTTTTTGTATGCAGATTAATATGCACAGCAATAAAACCACACAGGAGCTGCTCCAAGAATTATGGCCTGATtcggcctacacacacacacacacaaacacatacacaagcaaGCGCACAGAGCCTTTATTAACATTAATTGGATTAGCAACAAAGACAGTTAGTTAAAAGGATGGATGGTCCACATATTAAAGACATACTTTAAAGAATCATTAGCGCTTTAGTGTACCGTGTGGCTCCATAAGTGTAATATTGTATAATATTTGTTGTGTCTATCTTAAGCATTGTCTGCActaggagtgtgtgtttggcagcaggtagtgtttgtgttgtgttcattATTCTGTTAACACAGCAGAGTTctgttaaggtgtgtgtgtgtgtgtgtgtgtgtgtgtgtgtgtgtgtgtgtgtgtgtgtgtgtgtgtgcacgcttgATACTCATTTACGCATCCATGGAGAATGaggcagggagtgtgtgtgtgtgatctcatCAGATCCCCGCACAGAGAAACAGATGGTGATGATTGTTTTggcacacattaaaacaaaaaaactctgaGGACAACAGAACTATCACATCTCCACACTGCTGGGATAAATGACTGTGTAATGAtttgcacccagacacacactaaTGCACAATCTAAACTGTGCTCAGACAAAAACTATCAGGGCTGCACACTGTCAGGAGTAACTGACATGATAattgctaacacacacacacacatgctctcaaGCTCAATGGGCAGGGAGGCCATGCTGTGCTGTGTATGGATGTAATACGGATACACAAATAGAATATTAGAATAGTTATAGCCTGcatttttgtaccaggctgtaaagtTATTTATTTGAGCTTATTTGGGATTGACCTGCTCAGCCTCAAGAGGCCACTTGAAGAACTGCATAAATCCACAGCCTCTTCTCGctgttgtcttttattttatgATGGAGAGCTGTGTCTTGGAATCACGCCCTACAGCATATTTAAATATTGACATTTGGTGTCTTTGAGTGTCCTTTTAAAAGAGAGCCTGTTTgtcaggagaggaagagaactcCATGCCACACTCTGCATCCAAAGACTTTTCCCACTCCTTACCCTGCAGTTGAGAACCATGCATCACTTTGTCACTCAGAAATTTTGTCACTAACAAGCAACAACAGCATGTGTAGAAAGACAAAATACTGTAGGGATGTGTTGCGTATCTGACATGCCAACTTCTTAAAAAGGGTTTGGAATTATTGTTATGGGTATGTTTTAGAGTAGAGTGTAAGGAAGTCAGCCTCAGCATCCCATATTGTTATACATGGCAGATCTGTGTGTAGCATCACACATTTTTCTCAAGCTTCAGATAAGACATTTTGATCTTCAGCTGTTGAGAATGTGTGGGTGGGGGGTCCTTCTTTCCACCTCAACAGCACTGTGAGActaaaacagcagcaaaaacaacatCATTATATACTGTTGCTTTCCAATGTGAATCTGCAGCTTCAAATAGGGCTACTCAGCGTGTGCCGGTCAGTGTAGGGGTCTGCTcttttgtaaaaaataaaaaccctaACAATAGAACTAATGAACAACACTTGGCATTGGATGCTGCTGGGCTATTGAGAGGGGACAAAGGACAAAAGCAGCAATCAA contains:
- the zfat gene encoding zinc finger protein ZFAT isoform X6, which encodes MNGRNSVFMCRLCNLFSPSHSQLLAHCCQVHPQHEPPDDIIIALQPLIADPVEGLADGSVKRKRGRPKGSTKKMHTDLTAGKAISTSSQDDNFETGEMSNKRVGDQQCSSAEAKSCDVISGLECKDCHRTFSNRRQILKHICLRADDEEEDEQKGSISGEAEGENSENLDPGGADPKSMKQNPKTSGHKKEKRSRTNRTREVGLPTANKKAVVSVVLTEDETFPGVSRMVPVEDSSAETESAARESQPQESAAFESDSQDLHSETTASEHNPETDQHSSSTLPPTTTTAAANKGFQEYSIKQDDTNLLQSQLKIFACEFCNKIFKFRHSLVAHLRTHTQEKPFQCPHCDYASAIKANLNVHLRKHTGEKFSCEHCPFNCFSPGHLKVHIERVHMKVKQHCSFCEQKYSDVKNLLKHMEKRHSLKDPAVYQTYQELRLKTRQGLRQLLYHCPTCNRRFKNHLQRERHLLVHGPHRPFACQLCDHAATKLAALAAHVRKHIFLYVCRVCEEKFVSSQKLKSHLKESHPELDQEQAFTECINNSYYQTQPGGGLWGTEGSEDIPRGNEEEHRIGEENEDDRMREEGEGSSEGCSGRQDAEREHEDAQSQEEGVEAVQVIERPTEEEGEVENTGVQDASQDRQDEATAGEKSPDKTADFAARKHEKDKHTSSSLESAYSPLSEDRTKENNHRAAENTRAVKHTQQPAHSLSGNTSDPSAHTDPLVDEQTSFSENAPEISHQSAFEQVFSSLQKTPLNIETFQQLRKIYGDLECQYCGKLFWYKVHYNVHVRTHTKEHSHYCTKCSYSSITKSSLNRHQIQKHSGLLLSCSNPGCTYSTPDKYKLQAHLRTHQKQGKSVACPVCHCSYSEHRLKWHIKTSHPDSVPLPGKGRLMVQRAEKCPYCDSYFLKNSSDFQQHIWAHQGLKPYVCSMCDYAGRSRSNLKTHMNRHNTERRHLCDLCGKKFKSKFTLKSHRLSHTGEGKRFQCSECDFTSVSKPALIRHMEQHAKFKPFRCAHCHYSCNIAGALKRHYNVKHPDHKYENAGPGLPNPDILKQQGGMKCPECEFVYGTKWELKRHLKSKHSLKVVEGTWEVGEEVEAQYVSVEDEDQLTEAPLAALQDNVNIQQITEFSSETQEAVTSMVAMAPGTVTVVQQLQVTDEQEVGDQLMVVDAEGGLNADQVMVVEEAHGLEALTVLTQGENTHHYIVYVQEHTVEIN
- the zfat gene encoding zinc finger protein ZFAT isoform X3 — translated: MPPIFIYCYTCNIENQSTNEKNTAVFMCRLCNLFSPSHSQLLAHCCQVHPQHEPPDDIIIALQPLIADPVEGLADGSVKRKRGRPKGSTKKMHTDLTAGKAISTSSQDDNFETGEMSNKRVGDQQCSSAEAKSCDVISGLECKDCHRTFSNRRQILKHICLRADDEEEDEQKGSISGEAEGENSENLDPGGADPKSMKQNPKTSGHKKEKRSRTNRTREVGLPTANKKAVVSVVLTEDETFPGVSRMVPVEDSSAETESAARESQPQESAAFESDSQDLHSETTASEHNPETDQHSSSTLPPTTTTAAANKGFQEYSIKQDDTNLLQSQLKIFACEFCNKIFKFRHSLVAHLRTHTQEKPFQCPHCDYASAIKANLNVHLRKHTGEKFSCEHCPFNCFSPGHLKVHIERVHMKVKQHCSFCEQKYSDVKNLLKHMEKRHSLKDPAVYQTYQELRLKTRQGLRQLLYHCPTCNRRFKNHLQRERHLLVHGPHRPFACQLCDHAATKLAALAAHVRKHIFLYVCRVCEEKFVSSQKLKSHLKESHPELDQEQAFTECINNSYYQTQPGGGLWGTEGSEDIPRGNEEEHRIGEENEDDRMREEGEGSSEGCSGRQDAEREHEDAQSQEEGVEAVQVIERPTEEEGEVENTGVQDASQDRQDEATAGEKSPDKTADFAARKHEKDKHTSSSLESAYSPLSEDRTKENNHRAAENTRAVKHTQQPAHSLSGNTSDPSAHTDPLVDEQTSFSENAPEISHQSAFEQVFSSLQKTPLNIETFQQLRKIYGDLECQYCGKLFWYKVHYNVHVRTHTKEHSHYCTKCSYSSITKSSLNRHQIQKHSGLLLSCSNPGCTYSTPDKYKLQAHLRTHQKQGKSVACPVCHCSYSEHRLKWHIKTSHPDSVPLPGKGRLMVQRAEKCPYCDSYFLKNSSDFQQHIWAHQGLKPYVCSMCDYAGRSRSNLKTHMNRHNTERRHLCDLCGKKFKSKFTLKSHRLSHTGEGKRFQCSECDFTSVSKPALIRHMEQHAKFKPFRCAHCHYSCNIAGALKRHYNVKHPDHKYENAGPGLPNPDILKQQGGMKCPECEFVYGTKWELKRHLKSKHSLKVVEGTWEVGEEVEAQYVSVEDEDQLTEAPLAALQDNVNIQQITEFSSETQEAVTSMVAMAPGTVTVVQQVTDEQEVGDQLMVVDAEGGLNADQVMVVEEAHGLEALTVLTQGENTHHYIVYVQEHTVEIN